One Bos taurus isolate L1 Dominette 01449 registration number 42190680 breed Hereford chromosome 3, ARS-UCD2.0, whole genome shotgun sequence DNA window includes the following coding sequences:
- the OR6N1 gene encoding olfactory receptor family 6 subfamily N member 1 produces the protein MKPGNWSQVTEFIILGFPHLQGVQAFLFLLLLLIYLTTVLGNLLIFLVVCLDFRLHTPMYLLVSILSLLELGYTAATTPKMLSNLLSEKKTISFSGCLLQIYFFHSLGATECYLLTAMAYDRYLAICQPLHYPTRMTPALCVKIAVGCWLGGLAGPVAEISLVSHLPFCGPNRIQHIFCDFPPVLSLACTDTSINVLVDFVINSCKILANFLLILSSYVQIICTVLRIPSAAGKKKAFSTCASHLTVVLIFYGSILFMYVRLKKSYSLDYDRALAVVYSVLTPFLNPFIYSLHNKEIKEAVRRQLKRMGILE, from the coding sequence ATGAAGCCCGGGAATTGGAGCCAGGTAACAGAGTTCATCATCTTGGGCTTTCCCCATCTTCAGGGTGTTcaggcttttctcttcctcttgttACTCCTAATCTACCTCACTACCGTCCTGGGAAACCTGCTGATATTCTTGGTGGTCTGCCTGGACTTCCGGCTCCATACACCCATGTACCTCCTTGTCAGCATCCTCTCCTTACTGGAGCTTGGCTACACAGCTGCCACCACCCCCAAGATGCTGTCGAACTTGCTCAGTGAGAAGAAgaccatttctttctctggatgCCTCCTGCAAATCTACTTCTTCCACTCTCTTGGGGCTACTGAATGCTATCTTCTCACAGCTATGGCTTATGACAGATACTTAGCCATCTGTCAACCCCTCCACTACCCTACTCGCATGACCCCAGCACTCTGTGTCAAGATTGCTGTCGGCTGTTGGTTGGGAGGCTTGGCTGGGCCAGTGGCTGAAATTTCCTTGGTCTCCCACCTCCCTTTTTGTGGTCCCAATCGTATTCAGCACATCTTTTGTGATTTCCCTCCTGTTCTGAGCTTGGCTTGTACTGACACATCGATCAACGTCCTAGTGGACTTTGTTATCAATTCTTGCAAGATCCTGGCCAACTTTCTGTTAATCCTCAGCTCCTATGTGCAGATCATCTGCACAGTGCTCAGAATTCCTTCAGCTGCAGGCAAGAAGAAAGCCTTCTCCACATGTGCCTCTCACCTCACTGTGGTCCTCATCTTCTATGGGAGCATCCTCTTCATGTATGTGCGGCTGAAGAAGAGCTACTCCCTGGACTATGACCGGGCCCTGGCTGTGGTCTACTCGGTGCTCACACCCTTCCTCAACCCCTTTATCTATAGCTTgcacaacaaggagatcaagGAGGCTGTGAGAAGGCAGTTAAAGAGGATGGGGATACTGGAGTGA
- the OR6K6 gene encoding olfactory receptor family 6 subfamily K member 6, giving the protein MTSENQTRVTEFLFSMFPHLHEGGLLFFILLLLIYGFIVTGNLMIFIITQLDAALHTPMYFFIRVLSFLEIWYTTTTIPKILSCLVSEQKTISLAGCFLQMYFFHSLGITEGCVLTAMAIDRYIAICNPLHYPNITTPKLCVHLTAGSCVCGFLLVLPEIAWIGTLPFCGSNQIQQIFCDFTPVLSLACTDTSLVVIMDAIHAVEILASFLVITLSYLRIIVVILQMPSAEGRHKAFSTCAAHLAVFLLFFGSVAVMYLRFSATYSVFWDTAIAVTFVILAPFFNPIIYSLRNKDMKDAIGRLFGYQKRAGGVKR; this is encoded by the coding sequence ATGACCAGTGAGAATCAGACAAGGGTGACTGAGTTCCTCTTCTCTATGTTCCCACATTTACATGAAGGTGGCCTCTTATTCTTTATTCTCTTGCTTCTCATCTATGGATTTATCGTAACTGGAAACCTAATGATATTCATTATTACCCAGCTGGATGCGGCCTTGCACACCCCCATGTATTTCTTCATCCGTGTCCTCTCTTTCCTGGAGATCTGGTATACCACAACCACCATCCCCAAGATTCTCTCTTGCCTAGTCAGTGAGCAGAAAACCATCTCTCTTGCTGGTTGCTTTCTTCAGATGTACTTCTTCCACTCACTTGGCATCACAGAAGGCTGTGTCCTGACAGCAATGGCAATTGACAGGTACATAGCTATCTGCAACCCCCTCCATTACCCAAACATTACAACTCCCAAACTCTGTGTCCATCTGACAGCTGGATCCTGCGTCTGTGGCTTCCTCCTGGTGCTCCCTGAAATTGCATGGATTGGCACCCTGCCTTTCTGTGGCTCCAATCAGATCCAGCAGATCTTCTGTGACTTCACCCCTGTGCTGAGCTTGGCCTGCACAGATACATCCCTGGTGGTCATTATGGATGCCATCCATGCAGTGGAGATCCTGGCCTCCTTCCTGGTCATCACCCTATCCTACCTCCGGATCATTGTGGTGATTCTGCAAATGCCCTCAGCTGAAGGCCGCCACAAAGCTTTCTCTACCTGTGCTGCCCACCTTGCTGTGTTCTTGCTGTTTTTTGGCAGTGTGGCTGTCATGTACTTGCGATTCTCAGCCACCTACTCTGTGTTTTGGGACACAGCAATTGCTGTCACTTTTGTTATCCTCGCTCCCTTCTTCAACCCCATTATCTATAGCCTGAGAAATAAGGATATGAAAGATGCAATTGGGAGGCTCTTTGGCTATCAGAAGAGGGCTGGTGGGGTTAAGAGATAG